In one Magallana gigas chromosome 7, xbMagGiga1.1, whole genome shotgun sequence genomic region, the following are encoded:
- the LOC105325115 gene encoding uncharacterized protein isoform X1 — translation MIMTLCRILTIIMIPLQCFISGSPTLQRLVFSADDIKGWRFLSNTQGIEKSFIYIMNTTDICFGAICSQECNLTIVSHEEPSSPQNGTIKCRNQLQQCRMSGTSQVSFSVRGSCSSSSDFVRLAVIDNRAGVCGEDRPLCFNDVHVHPNNSGQETTNLYNNTRFASTTSLHSKEHVNNTYMTSDFGTTTSFILINASNRTDLAENATWSCCNTDKTPQPLSLHTKRKPISKRDMDIALGVTVSLSVLVVSVMLFLIGRLLYRTRHVVKVETSIGSFDIVNPSDGVFDDPSRFLSETYIHIRKVSESNTDETPAPSPTGQPQESCFDAMTSRNSRTHYGRFSTFTGHSSEGFPHKCSAKTDGRFQSTHPR, via the exons ATGATCATGACACTGTGCCGTATTCTTACAATAATAATGATTCCAT tacaatGTTTTATATCTGGATCGCCAACTTTGCAAAGACTGGTTTTCAGTGCAGACGATATAAAGGGATGGAGGTTTTTGTCCAACACACAAGGAATCGagaagtcttttatctatataatgAATACGACCGATATTTGTTTTGGAGCAATTTGTTCTCAAGAATGCAACCTCACCATTGTCTCGCACGAGGAGCCATCTTCACCGCAAAATGGAACAATTAAATGCCGGAACCAGTTGCAGCAATGTAGGATGTCCGGAACCAGCCAGGTTTCGTTCAGTGTACGCGGATCTTGCTCCAGTAGTTCGGATTTCGTGAGGTTGGCCGTCATAGACAACAGGGCTGGGGTTTGTGGCGAAGACCGGCCCCTGTGTTTTAATG ACGTTCATGTTCATCCAAATAATTCTGGACAAGAAACTACAAATTTGTATAATAATACGAGATTCGCTTCTACTACATCATTACACTCCAAAGAACATGTAAATAATACTTATATGACGTCAGATTTTGGTACTACTACATCGTTTATATTAATCAACGCCTCCAACAGAACAGATCTTGCAGAAAACG CAACATGGTCCTGTTGCAATACGGACAAGACCCCGCAACCTCTGTCATTACATACGAAGAGAAAACCCATCA GTAAACGAGATATGGACATAGCACTGGGCGTGACCGTATCTCTGTCTGTGCTGGTGGTATCCGTCATGTTATTCCTGATCGGCAG GTTGTTATACAGGACAAGGCACGTGGTCAAAGTGGAAACCTCCATCGGATCCTTTGACATTGTGAACCCCAGTGACGGGGTATTTGACGACCCGAGTAGATTTCTGAGCGAAACTTACATTCACATTCGGAAGGTTTCGGAATCTAACACCGATGAAACGCCCGCGCCTTCTCCCACAGGTCAGCCCCAGGAGTCCTGTTTTGATGCGATGACGTCAAGGAATTCCCGAACACACTATGGTCGGTTTTCTACCTTTACTGGGCACTCATCTGAAGGATTTCCTCACAAGTGTTCAGCCAAAACCGATGGGAGGTTCCAGAGCACGCATCCGAGATGA
- the LOC105325115 gene encoding uncharacterized protein isoform X2 gives MIMTLCRILTIIMIPLQCFISGSPTLQRLVFSADDIKGWRFLSNTQGIEKSFIYIMNTTDICFGAICSQECNLTIVSHEEPSSPQNGTIKCRNQLQQCRMSGTSQVSFSVRGSCSSSSDFVRLAVIDNRAGVCGEDRPLCFNATWSCCNTDKTPQPLSLHTKRKPISKRDMDIALGVTVSLSVLVVSVMLFLIGRLLYRTRHVVKVETSIGSFDIVNPSDGVFDDPSRFLSETYIHIRKVSESNTDETPAPSPTGQPQESCFDAMTSRNSRTHYGRFSTFTGHSSEGFPHKCSAKTDGRFQSTHPR, from the exons ATGATCATGACACTGTGCCGTATTCTTACAATAATAATGATTCCAT tacaatGTTTTATATCTGGATCGCCAACTTTGCAAAGACTGGTTTTCAGTGCAGACGATATAAAGGGATGGAGGTTTTTGTCCAACACACAAGGAATCGagaagtcttttatctatataatgAATACGACCGATATTTGTTTTGGAGCAATTTGTTCTCAAGAATGCAACCTCACCATTGTCTCGCACGAGGAGCCATCTTCACCGCAAAATGGAACAATTAAATGCCGGAACCAGTTGCAGCAATGTAGGATGTCCGGAACCAGCCAGGTTTCGTTCAGTGTACGCGGATCTTGCTCCAGTAGTTCGGATTTCGTGAGGTTGGCCGTCATAGACAACAGGGCTGGGGTTTGTGGCGAAGACCGGCCCCTGTGTTTTAATG CAACATGGTCCTGTTGCAATACGGACAAGACCCCGCAACCTCTGTCATTACATACGAAGAGAAAACCCATCA GTAAACGAGATATGGACATAGCACTGGGCGTGACCGTATCTCTGTCTGTGCTGGTGGTATCCGTCATGTTATTCCTGATCGGCAG GTTGTTATACAGGACAAGGCACGTGGTCAAAGTGGAAACCTCCATCGGATCCTTTGACATTGTGAACCCCAGTGACGGGGTATTTGACGACCCGAGTAGATTTCTGAGCGAAACTTACATTCACATTCGGAAGGTTTCGGAATCTAACACCGATGAAACGCCCGCGCCTTCTCCCACAGGTCAGCCCCAGGAGTCCTGTTTTGATGCGATGACGTCAAGGAATTCCCGAACACACTATGGTCGGTTTTCTACCTTTACTGGGCACTCATCTGAAGGATTTCCTCACAAGTGTTCAGCCAAAACCGATGGGAGGTTCCAGAGCACGCATCCGAGATGA